In one window of Miscanthus floridulus cultivar M001 chromosome 12, ASM1932011v1, whole genome shotgun sequence DNA:
- the LOC136496150 gene encoding uncharacterized protein, translating to MTVPKVLIDGDVGLNIIFADTLKKIDLDFTSLLTPTDVPFYEIVPDKAAMPLEQITLPVTFDNPNNFQTEFMKFEVAYFESSYHAIFGRPALAKFMDVPHYLYLLLKMSGPNGVLSFRGDLKRSYDCDTGAVQIVARAQQAYEA from the coding sequence ATGACAGTACCCAAGGTCCTGATTGATGGCGACGTAGGATTGAATATAATATTTGCAGATACGCTGAAGAAGATAGACCTGGACTTTACCAGCCTACTCACCCCCACTGACGTCCCTTTCTACGAGATAGTACCCGACAAGGCTGCCATGCCACTCGAACAGATCACACTTCCGGTAACGTTTGATAACCCAAACAATTTTCAAACAGAGTTCATGAAGTTCGAGGTGGCCTACTTCGAATCATCATACCATGCTATCTTTGGTCGACCTGCTTTGGCCAAGTTTATGGACGTTCCACATTACCTATACCTCTTGCTCAAGATGTCGGGTCCTAATGGCGTGCTCTCCTTCCGAGGTGACCTCAAGCGCTCATACGACTGCGACACGGGAGCCGTCCAGATTGTAGCTAGAGCGCAGCAAGCCTATGAAGCATAG